A region of the Chryseobacterium cucumeris genome:
GGGTAATAAAGCTCTGAGTTCCTGAACCAGCATTACAAAAGAGCTGTCATTAGGCTGCCCTGTTCCGTTATTTCCGTATTCAGAATATTCATCATCAAAATCAATTCCATCAAGACCGTAGGTATTCACTGTATTGGCAAGCTGCAGAGCAAAGTCTTTTGCGGCTTCACGGGTAGGAAAATTACAGATTCCCGCTCCCTGATGGTTTCCTAAAATAGTGAGTACGACTTTCATTCCTTTCTGCTGAAGAGGCTTTATGTAGGTATCTGCATTGGTAAGAACCTTGGTTACGTTATTATTCGAATACAGATAGGCTCTTCCACGGCTGGTATCATAATTAATATTGGCCGCAAAGATATTCACCACATTAAACAGGTAACTGTTCGATGTCTGCAGTTTGTACGCTCCTGCATTCAGGAGGTTGTTGTTATTCACTTCCACATAGCATATCCCTGTAGGGCTAAGCTGCTGTGCGTTGATCAGAGAACCAGACTGAAGCATCATGGCAATCAGTGCGGTAAAGATGGATTTTTTTTTCATTGTATAATTTTTTTAAGGTGTTTTGGTGTCTGAATTTTATATAGCAATCCCCTTATTCCTTCTTTTTCGGGAAGGAATCAATGATAAAAAAGCCATATAAAAGGGTGTGCTATGTCAGTAGCTCCGGGTTTTCGTTAAAGGTTTTCCATAACAATTCTCCAAATAAGGTATTGGCCCATGCAAACCATTCTCTGGTGAACTTTTTGGAGTCGTCTTTATGGAAGGATTCATGCATAAAGCCTGTTCCTCCATGCGTTTTCTGTAAGGTATCTATGCACCATCTGATCTCACTTTTGTCTTTGGTAGTGAGTGCCTTCATTATGATACTCATTGGCCAGATCATGTCAAGTCCGATATGCGGACCTCCTATTCCTTCTGCCAGCTTACCTTTGAAGAAGAACGGGTTGTTTTCTGACCACACAAATTTTCTTGTATTCAAATACACAGGGTCATCAGCTTTCACCGCATCCAGATAAGGCAGTCCCAGCAAGCTTGGACAGTTCGCATCATCCATCAGGTTGTAGCTTCCAAAGCCATTTACTTCAAAAGCATATATTTTTCCAAATTCAGGATGATTGTAAATTCCGTATTTTTTGATGGCTGTTTCTACCTCATGAGCAAGGCTGTTCAATTGTTGAGCCAACGTTTTTTCATTTTTAATCTGAGTAACCATTTCCGCAGCCTGGCGTAAGCTTACCACCGCAAATAAGTTGGAAGGGATCAGGAATCCGTAGATGGTAGCATCATCACTTGGACGGAACATAGAGCTGATCAATCCCACAGGTTTTGTTGGATAACCATATCCTCCCATAGGAACTCCATCTGTTGCCCAAGCCGTTGTACGCTCGAATTTGTAAGGACCCAGATCATTTTTTCTCTGCTGTTCTGTGAAAGTCTGCAGGGTAAGTTTGATTCCTTTCAGCCAGTTGGCATCGAAAGGTTTTGTATCTCCGGTTGTTTTCCAGAAGTGGTAGGCCAGACGGATAGGATAGCAAAGCGAGTCGATTTCCCATTTTCTTTCATGGGTTCCCGGCTTCATATCGGTATGGTCATATTCTTTCCATTTACTGATCTTCTGGTCATCGTTATAGAAAGCGTTTGCATAAGGATCTTTCAGGATGAAAGTAGTCTGTTTATGGATGACTCCTGAGATCAGCTTGTGCAGTTTTTCATCTTTCTTCGAGAACTGCAGATAAGGGAAAACCTGTGCGGAACTGTCACGAAGCCACATGGCATCAATATCCCCGGTGATCACATAGGTATCCGGCGTTCCGTTGGTTTCCGTATAATAAACAGTAGTATCCAATGTATTCGGGAAGCAGTTTTCAAAAAGCCAGCTCAGCTCTTTGTTTTTCACTTTCTTTTTAAACGCGGCAATAGCACTTTCTACAGATTCGCTGGTAAAATGTCTTTTATCTTTAGGAACACGGACAACAGGAAAATTGTCCAGCACTAAATTTTTAGCAAAAACATTTTGAGTAAACAGCAATCCGGCTCCTGCCAGTGCACTTGTTTTAATAAAATTTCTCCTTTCCATTGATACTTTGTTTCGTTTATTTTTATGAGTCTTATTTTACTGGTTTGCTTCCCATTACGAATCTCAATTCGCCACCGTTCATAATATCGCTATGGTTCAGCTCCCAGCTTTTGTATTCTTTTCCGTTCAGGAACATT
Encoded here:
- a CDS encoding glycoside hydrolase family 125 protein, encoding MERRNFIKTSALAGAGLLFTQNVFAKNLVLDNFPVVRVPKDKRHFTSESVESAIAAFKKKVKNKELSWLFENCFPNTLDTTVYYTETNGTPDTYVITGDIDAMWLRDSSAQVFPYLQFSKKDEKLHKLISGVIHKQTTFILKDPYANAFYNDDQKISKWKEYDHTDMKPGTHERKWEIDSLCYPIRLAYHFWKTTGDTKPFDANWLKGIKLTLQTFTEQQRKNDLGPYKFERTTAWATDGVPMGGYGYPTKPVGLISSMFRPSDDATIYGFLIPSNLFAVVSLRQAAEMVTQIKNEKTLAQQLNSLAHEVETAIKKYGIYNHPEFGKIYAFEVNGFGSYNLMDDANCPSLLGLPYLDAVKADDPVYLNTRKFVWSENNPFFFKGKLAEGIGGPHIGLDMIWPMSIIMKALTTKDKSEIRWCIDTLQKTHGGTGFMHESFHKDDSKKFTREWFAWANTLFGELLWKTFNENPELLT